In Methanococcoides sp. LMO-2, the genomic stretch TCACAGGAACTTCAGCAAACCTGCCATCCGGATGTTCAACTATCCTTATCTTTCTGCTTTTGTCCAGAACGTCCCTGGAAATAAGTTCAGCCTTTACCTTTTCAACATCCCTCACAGGGATCACTACTGCTTTCATAGACCTGCCTGAATCTGTCATGGGAGGAAAATAAACTATCGGTCAGACAGGTGAATTTTGTGCAAATAATACATGTGATCGGAGAGGAAAACTGTGATCATTCGGATACTACCGAACTTTTATATATCGAATAAGCAATTACTAGATATGAAAGGAGAAGGTCACACTGCCCTATTTTCAAACAGTGACGGCATTATTGCCATCGAGGGACCGGTAAAACTCCAGATAATGGAGTTATTGAAAGAAAGTTCCAGATCGTTCGATGAGATCGTAAAATATACGGGAAAAGCAAAATCCACCATCTCTGTGCACCTGAGTGACCTTAAGCAACATAACCTCCTCGAAGAACGGATCGATCCCAACGACCGGCGCAAGAAGACCTATGTAATGTGTTCCCAGTATGCTGCGTGTTCCCAGAAACCCGTAGTCGAGCACTATCATGAGACACTGAAACGATTTACGAACACTTTCGATACTGAAATTGACATACTTACAACTTTTTTTCACGCCGTCCAGAGTGGCTTTGAGGCACAGGGGATCAACCACCGGCCTATAATGGAGACCATCGGACAGGATATCGGCATAAGACTTGCCGAAAATTTCAACTCAACATATCTTGAGGGACTTTTTGAAGAAGTAGCTGATTACTGGGACATGCACAAGCTCGGAAACCTTTCTGTCCTATCCTATGACCCCCTCGCAATAAATATCGATGACTGCTTTGTGTGCAAAGGTGCACCTGACATCGGCCAGAACCTCTGCTCATTTAGTGAAGGCCTGCTTCAGGGAATAATATACAGCAAGCTCAACATGCAATGCAACATTGTAGAGATAGAATGTCATGGCAATGGTTATGACCACTGCCTTTTCGTAATGCAATAAATCAGTGTGTACCCCTTATAACACCGATGTCTGCTTTC encodes the following:
- a CDS encoding V4R domain-containing protein, coding for MKGEGHTALFSNSDGIIAIEGPVKLQIMELLKESSRSFDEIVKYTGKAKSTISVHLSDLKQHNLLEERIDPNDRRKKTYVMCSQYAACSQKPVVEHYHETLKRFTNTFDTEIDILTTFFHAVQSGFEAQGINHRPIMETIGQDIGIRLAENFNSTYLEGLFEEVADYWDMHKLGNLSVLSYDPLAINIDDCFVCKGAPDIGQNLCSFSEGLLQGIIYSKLNMQCNIVEIECHGNGYDHCLFVMQ